Genomic window (Oryza sativa Japonica Group chromosome 3, ASM3414082v1):
AACTTCCTGtaatatcctgccaaacctaggAAGCCCCTCAACTGCTTGACTGACTGAGGAATTTTCCAATGCAGCACATCAGCAATCTTAGAAGGATCAGTGGTTACTCCATCCTTGCCAATGATATGGCCTAGGTAAGCCAGTTGTTGTTGTGCAAAGGAACATTTACTCAACTTGACTTTCCATTGTTGAGCTTGAAGTAGTTGCAAAACTTGTTCTAAATGCTGAATATGCGATGGTAGATCAGGGCTATAGATTAGAATGTCATCAAAGAAAACCAATGTAAATTTTCTTAGCACTGTCGCTAGGGTATCATTCATTGCCTTCTGAAAAGTAGCTGGTGCTCCAGTCAACCCAAAGGACATCACTCGATACTCATAGTGGCCTGAGTGAGTCTGGAAGGCTGTCTTGTGCTCCTCTCCAGGTTGCAGCCTTATCTGGTGATAACCTGCCCTTAAATCGAGTTTAGAGAAATACTTAGCTCCAGAAAGCTCATCCAGAAGCTCATCAATGACAGGCAAAGGGTATTTTCCCTTAATTGTAATTGCATTCAGGTGCTTATAGTCTATGCAAAGTCTCCAGGTGCCATCTTTCTTTTTGACTAGCAGTGCTGGTGATGAAAAAGCACTATTGCTGTTTTGTATGACTCCAGACTGAAGCATTTCAGTTACTTGACGCTCAATTTCATCCTTGAGTGCTGGGGTATGCCTATAGGGTCTGAGGTTGACTGGACTTGCTCCTTCCATCAAGGGAATCTTGTGATCACAATTCCTTACGGGTGGCATTTCTGTGGGTTCTTGGAACACTTCCTGAAACCTGTCCAATACATGCTTGATTGAATCAGGAATCACTACATCAGATGTCTGGTCAGTCTTCTGAATCTGTAGTACATGCATTACTGACTCAGTCTTCATAAGCCCTTTGATCTGCAGAGAAGTAATCTGAGGGTAGTGGTCAGTTTGAGGCTAGATACCCTCAATTCTGATCAACCTTCTTGCCAGAGGAAATTCGAGCCATTTCTGCACCCAATCCACCTTCATAGGGCTGAACTGTTCAAGCCAGTCCATCCCCAGGATAGCATCGTACCCTCCCAATTGTAGATGTCATGTGGGGGCGCACGTATGTGCGACGCCGCAGAGCGCGAGACGTTCGCCGAGCTGCGGAACGCGCGGCGCGCGCAGAGGCAGAACGCGCGGCTGCGGCAGATCAGGCCACGGTCAGTGGCTAGGATGGAAAGGATAATTAGTTTCCTGTTATTAGCCCTTGCATTTAGGAGCAATTagctctttggttagttgggccTTAGGCCATATATCTCTGTAATCGGCACATTCCAGAAATTAAGCAATTTGGTTATTGTCCCAATTCTTCCCTTCTCTCGTAACTCTCAAGCCTGCGGCGGAGGGGCAAACCTCGCCGGAGAAGACGGACCGTGGCTACGAACTCCGTAGCCAGGGGCCAGCTACCCTAGGGATCAACGCCCTTGACAACCTGGTATCGCGGTCACGTCGATCTTCGTCTTCCGTTGCCGACTCCACCTCTGCCCCAGCCACCACCGATCCCAtctacgactccaccaccaCTCCAGCCGCCGCCCCTGCTGTCGCTCCGCCCAATTTCCcacctgctgccgccgcctcccctgcgTCCTCACCCTCAGTCGCGTCCTGCTCGGCCCACCACATGGGTGACGACCTCAAGGCCTCCATCGAGGCCCTCTCCAAGGACATGGCGCTGATGCACGAGTCGATCAAGGCCAACGCCGCCTCCATCGCGGCCAACGCCAAGGCGATCGCTGcgctcgccaccaccaccagttCATCTACGTCCGGCGCCCGCCCCGGCTTTGGCGATCAGCCGCCAGACCGGCCGCCCAAGCACTGGCGACCCGACTTCCCGCACTACGACGGCAAGAGCGACCCGCTAATCTTCATCAACCGCTGCGAATCCTTCTTCCTGCAACAGCGAATCATGCAAGAGGAGAAGGTTTGGATGGCCTCCCACAACCTCCTCGAGGGCGCCCAACTTTGGTACATGCAGGTCCAAGAAGACGAGCGCGGCACGCCGACGTGGACTcgcttcaaggagctcctcaaTCTCCGCTACGGGCCACCTCTGCGGTCCGCTCCCCTGTTCGAGCTGTCCTCCTGTCGCCGCACGGGTACAGTGGAGGACTACCAGGACCGGTTCCAGGCCCTGCTCCCCCGCGCCGGTCGCCTCGACGAAGAACAGCGAGTGCAGCTGTTCACCGGAGGCCTTCTTCCTCCGCTCAGCCTCCAAGTCCAGATGCAGAATCCCCAGTCGCTGGCGGCTGCCATGAGCCTCGCCCGCCAGTTCGAGCTGATCGAGCAGTACACCGCCGTTCCCGCCAAAGCTCCTGGTCGGGGTGTCCTGCCGGCACCTGCGCCTCGGCCGCAACTCGCCTTGCCGGCTCCAGCTGGGGCTGCCAagcccgcgccgcccgccgccaccgctgctgaTAACCGGCCGGTCAGGCGCCTGAACCAGGCCGAACAGGAGGAACGTCGCCGCCTCGGCTTGTGCTTCAACTGCGACGAAAAGTACAGTCGCGGCCACAACAAGGTTTGCAAACGTCTGTTCTTTGTGGACAGCgtggaggacgaggacgaggaagCGCCGGAGGACGAGGTCGACGCGGAGGCACCGGTGTTTTCTCTCCATGCCGTGGCCGGCGTCGCCGTGGGACACCCGATCCTGCTCCGGGTTCAGCTGGGCGCGACCACGCTCGTCGCCTTGGTTGATACAGGGTCGACCCACAACTTCATCGGCGAGTCGGCGGCCGCTCGCACCGGGCTATCCGTCCAGCCGCGGCCACGGATGACGGCCACGGTCGCCAACGGCGAAAAGGTGGCCTGCCCAGGCGTCCTCCGCCACGCACCCATCACCATCGAGGGCATGCCGTTCCACGTCGACTTGTACGTCATGCCTCTCGCCGGATATGACATCGTCCTCGGCACCCAGTGGATGGCCAAGCTGGGCCGGATGTCCTGGGATGTCACCACACGCGCCCTGACGTTCGACCTGGAGGGCCGTACCATCTGCTGGCAGGGCGCGCCAAACCAGGACGGGCCGGCAGTCCGCGCGGCCAGCGCAGACGACTCCCTATTGGGGGGGCTCCTCGACTCCTTCGCCGACGTCTTCACCGAGCCCACAGGCCTGCCTCCACAGCGCGGCCGTGACCACGCCATCGTCCTCAAGCAGGGCACGTCGCCGGTGGCTGTCCGGCCCTACCGTTACCCGGCGGCTCATAAAGATGAGCTCGAGCGGCAATGCGCCGCCATGATCTCCCAAGGCATCGTCCGCCGCAGCGACTCGGCGTTCTCGTCGCCGGTCCTCCTCGTCAAGAAGGCGGACAGTTCGTGGCGCTTCTGCGTCGACTACAGAGCGCTAAATGCGCTTACCGTCAAGGACGCTTTTCCGATCCCCGTCGTCGACGAGCTTCTGGACGAGCTCCATGGCGCGCGCTTCTTCTCCAAGCTCGACCTGCGGTCCGGCTATCACCAAGTGCGCATGCGGCCCGAAGATATCCACAAGACGGCGTTCCGCACCCACGACGGGCTGTATGAGTTCTTGGTCATGCCGTTCGGGCTTTGCAACGCCCCGGCGACATTCCAAGCCCTCATGAACGATGTGCTCCGCTCCTTCTTGCGCCGCTTTGTCCTTGTGTTTTTTGATGATATTTTGATCTACAGTGACACATGGGCTGATCATCTCCGTCACCTCCGGGCTGTGCTGACGGTGCTCAGGGAGCACAAACTCTTCATCAAGCGCAGCAAGTGTGCCTTTGGCGTCGACTCCGTGGCATACCTTGGCCACGTTATCTCGGCTGCTGGTGTTGCCATGGACCCGGCGAAGGTCCAGGCCATTCGGGAGTGGCCTCAGCCACGCTCGGCGCGTGCGGTGCGCGGCTTCCTCGGCTTGGCGGGGTACTACCGCAAATTCGTCCACAACTACGGCACCATCGCTGCGCCCCTCACCGCCCTGCTCAAGAAGGAAGGATTCGCCTGGACCGAGGCAGCCACGGCGGCGTTCGACGCCCTCAAAGCCGCGGTCTCCTCGGCGCCGATCCTCGCCATGCCGGACTTCACCAAGGCCTTCACCGTGGAGTGCGACGCCTCCTCCCACGGCTTTGGCGCGGTCCTCATTCAAGACGGCCATCCGCTCGCCTTCTTCAGCCGTCCTGTGGCGCCACGTCACCGCGCCCTCGCTGCGTACGAGCGCGAGCTCATCGGCTTGGTGCTGGCCGTCCGGCATTGGAGGCCGTATCTTTGGGGCCGGCACTTCACCGTCAAGACCGACCACTACAGCCTGAAATATCTTCTGGATCAGCGGCTGTCCACCATTCCCCAGCACCATTGGGTGGGCAAACTGCTGGGCTTCGACTTCACGGTGGAGTACAAGCCGGGCGCAGCAAATACTGTGGCGGACGCGCTGTCTCGTCGCGACACCACCGAGGACGCTTCTGTCTTGGTGCTGTCTGCGCCACGGTTCGACTTCATCGAGCGGCTTCGCCAAGCACAGGACGTCGACCCGGCGCTGGTGGCGCTACAGGCGGAGATCCGCTCCGGCACACGCGCAGGGCCGTGGTCCATGGCCGACGGCATGGTCCTGTTCGCTGGCCGCCTGTACCTGCCCCCAGCGTCGCCCCTGCTCCAGGAGGTCCTGCGCGCTGTCCATGAGGAGGGACATGAAGGCGTCCAGCGCACTCTCCACCGACTCCGCCGGGATTTCCACTTTCCTAACATGAAGAGCGTTGTGCAGGATTTTGTGCGGACCTGCGAGGTCTGTCAGCGCTACAAGGCCGAGCACCTCCAGCCTGCCGGTCTTCTCCTTCCACTGCCGGTGCCACAAGGAGTGTGGACTGACGTCGCACTGGACTTTGTCGAAGCGCTGCCCCGTGTTCGCGGCAAGTCCGTCATACTGACTGTGGTGGACAGATTCAGCAAGTACTGCCACTTCATCCCTTTGGCGCACCCATACTCGGCGGAATCCGTCGCTCAAGTCTTCTTCGCCGAGATCGTccgtctccatggcgttccacAATCCATGGTGTCGGATCGCGACCCGGTCTTCACGTCCGCGTTCTGGAGCGAGCTGATGCGTCTGGTGGGTACGAAGCTCCACATGACGACGGCCTTCCACCCTCAGTCCGACGGCCAGTCGGAGGCAGCCAACCGTGTCATCATCATGTACCTGCGGTGCCTTACTGGTGATCGCCCCCGGCAGTGGCTGCGCTGGCTCCCGTGGGCGGAATTTGTCTTCAACACCGCCTACCAGACCTCGCTGCGGGATACCCCGTTCCGGGTGGTCTATGGCCGCGACCCTCCCTCCATCCGGTCGTATGAACCGGGGGACACCCGCGTGGCAGCTGTGGCCAAAAGCATGGAGGAGCGCTCAGAGTTCCTGGAGGACATTCGCTACCGCCTGGAACAAGCTCAGGCCATCCAGAAGAAGTACTACGACAAGTCCCATCGTGCAGTGTCGTTTCAGGTTGGGGACTGGGTCCTTCTGCGTCTCCGCCAGCGCGCCCCAGCGTCCCTGTCGCTGGCAGTCTCCGGCAAGCTGAAGCCGCGGTATTTCGGGCCCTACCGCATCGCGGAGATGATCAACGAGGTGGCTGCTCGCTTGGCATTGCCGGCCGGCGCCCGCCTTCACGACGTGTTCCACATCGGGCTGCTCAAGAAGTGGCACGGCGCGCCTCCAGACGctcccccgccgctgccgaaCGTGCACCACGGCGCGGTGGCCTGTGAGCCCGAGCGAGTCATCAAAGCCCGCTTGGCCCGTGGGGTGCGCCAAGTTCTGGTCCAGTGGAAGGGCACTTCAGCGGCGTCTGCTACCTGGGAGGACAGGGAGCCATTCTTCGCCCGCTACCCTGCTCTACAGCTCGAGGACGAGCTGCCTCTCGACGGAGGGGGAGATGTCATGTGGGGGCGCACATATGTGCGACGCCGCAGAGCGCGAGACGTTCGCCGAGCTGCGGAACGCGCGGCGCGCGCAGAGGCAGAACGCGCGGCTGCGGCAGATCAGGCCACGGTCAGTGGCTAGGATGGAAAGGATAATTAGTTTCCTGTTATTAGCCCTTGCATTTAGGAGCAATTagctctttggttagttgggccTTAGGCCATATATCTCTGTAATCGGCACATTCCAGAAATTAAGCAATTTGGTTATTGTCCCAATTCTTCCCTTCTCTCGTAACTCTCAAGCCTGCGGCGGAGGGGCAAACCTCGCCGGAGAAGACGGACCGTGGCTACGAACTCCGTAGCCAGGGGCCAGCTACCCTAGGGATCAACGCCCTTGACAGTAGAACTCTGAATTCAGTTCTGAAAGAGCAACCTTGTATCCACCAGTTGCAGTTAGGTATGCTTCTATCACACTGCATGGTTCCACCGTCAGCAATCTTAATCTGCACTGGATGTGATAAGGTCTGAATTCCTGCCAGCTTTCTAGCCACTTGCTCATCAATGAAGGAGTGAGTACTTCCACTATCAACAAGCATTAAGAGTTCCAAGCCCTGAACCCAACCTCTCACCCTAATAGACTTTGAAGATTCCACTCCAGCTATTGCCTGACTTGAAACTGCCATAAGAGTGCCCTCAGCTTCAGCCACAATATCATCACCAACTGGGTCATCATCTTCTTGCAAAGCTTCTAAAAGCTCTTCCATGACATGTAACTGTACTGTTGAGGCACATTTGTGGTCCCTTCCCCACCTTTCACCACAAGTGAAACACAGCCCCTTAGATTTTCTGTAAGCCTTAAGTGAGGACAATCTATCATCTCTGGGAGTAATCTTAGCTGCTTCAGGGGTTTTCTTATCCTCATTCACAACAGGTCTCACTGGTAGAGGTGTCAAAGAAACTTGAGCAGTGTTCCTGAAATTGGACTTCACTGGAGTAGAGAACTCCAACCTTCGAGTTCCCAGCATTGCCTCCTCCTGTAATAAAGCCAAAGAGCAAGCAGTATCCAGATCTTGGGGGCGTTGCACCATAATTACAGTGTGAATAGCATCCTTTAAACCCTCTACGAACTTAGTGACGAAGTACACAGGCTTCAGTTCACTATCGTAAGCAATCAATTGGTGCATCAAGCTATCAAACTTATCCACATATTCAGTTACACTACCAGTCTGTCTAATGTGTATGTATTGCCTTATCAGCTGTTGATGCCTATCCCTAGAAAACTTAGCACAAACTTTCTCACAAAGTTCTACCCAAGTGACTCCTATTAATTGGGACCTAACTGACTGCAACCAAAATGAGGCATTCCCAGAAAAATTGAGGGTGGCTATCCTAACCCAATGAGCAGGGCTGACTCCATAAGTATCAAAGTAGGCTTCACAGTTTTCTCTCCACATTTGGGGGTTATCTCCATCAAATTGTGGACATGGCATAGGAGGTAAACCAGTGCTTGTGCCCACAGCACTACCAGTAAAAGCAGTTCGCATGGCTGGATCATGGAAATAAGGAGCAGGTGTGGAGAACAAGATTGAGTTCGTACCATTGGCCGGGGGTGGTGATTGGGGATGAGACCCAAGCACCTCCGCCCGTATTTCAGCAGCATTGCGGGCGCCCAATTGGGCGGTAAGGTCAGGCTTCGGCTCCGCCTTGTTCAGGAGTTGAAGCTGATCGAACTGAAGCTGCAGATTTCCAACGGTGGTCGCCAGATCAGTCACCTTCTTCTCGAGCTGTGGCTTCCACGAATCCACTGATGTCTTGAGGTTCAGCATATCCGCGCGGGAGTTCTTCTCCAGATCCACCAACTTGGAGTCCGTCTCGGTCAGCTTCTTCAGGATCAGATCCAGCTTGGCCTCGTTCTCCATGATTTTGAACGCTTGCTTGGTTTGATACC
Coding sequences:
- the LOC107280439 gene encoding uncharacterized protein, whose amino-acid sequence is MENEAKLDLILKKLTETDSKLVDLEKNSRADMLNLKTSVDSWKPQLEKKVTDLATTVGNLQLQFDQLQLLNKAEPKPDLTAQLGARNAAEIRAEVLGSHPQSPPPANGTNSILFSTPAPYFHDPAMRTAFTGSAVGTSTGLPPMPCPQFDGDNPQMWRENCEAYFDTYGVSPAHWVRIATLNFSGNASFWLQSVRSQLIGVTWVELCEKVCAKFSRDRHQQLIRQYIHIRQTGSVTEYVDKFDSLMHQLIAYDSELKPVYFVTKFVEGLKDAIHTVIMVQRPQDLDTACSLALLQEEAMLGTRRLEFSTPVKSNFRNTAQVSLTPLPVRPVVNEDKKTPEAAKITPRDDRLSSLKAYRKSKGLCFTCGERWGRDHKCASTVQLHVMEELLEALQEDDDPVGDDIVAEAEGTLMAVSSQAIAGVESSKSIRVRGWVQGLELLMLVDSGSTHSFIDEQVARKLAGIQTLSHPVQIKIADGGTMQCDRSIPNCNWWIQGCSFRTEFRVLLSRALIPRVAGPWLRSS